The genomic region GCCCGGCAACGGGACCAATCCGGAGCAGTTGTTCGCGGCAGGGTTCGCCGCGTGCTTCCACGGCGCGCTCAATCTGCTCGGGAAACGCGCCGAAATGGAGGCCCCCGATACGGCCGTGGAAGTGCAGGTGTCGTTCGGCCGCGACCCGATGGACGGTGGCTTTGCATTGCTCGTCGACGTTCGGGTGCGGATGCCTGGCGTCGATCGCAGCCTCGCGGAGGAAATGGTCCGCACCGCCGAGCGCCTGTGCCCGTATGCAAAGATGGCGCGGCAAGGCACCGTCAACATCATGACCGTCGTCGACTGAATCGACGCCTTGCGTGCCGCGGCGGCGTCTTGTTCGCCGACACCCTTCAGCCGCCGCCGCGTGACTGCACGCCCCGCCGCGCATCTCGTGACACGCGCGGGGCGCCGACCGATCAGCCGAACGATGCCAGCGGATTGCCCGCTGCCAGCGCGTCGGCGCGATTCGGCGCCGGCGGGTAGATCCACTGCGTGTTGATCATCTGCTTGCGCGCCTTTCCTTCCGCGTGCGTCAGTTTGATCTGCCGATCCCAGCCTTCCGAGTAGACAGCGCCCCACTCGCCAAGGTCGACGCATGTCGCATAGAACGGCTGGCGGTACGTCAGCGTCGGCACACCGATCAGATCCGCGGCAACGTTGTGTCCGCCGAATTGCCCCATCACGATCGCGTGCTGACACGACATCAATGCATCGTGCCCGTCGTCGTCGCACCGTGCCCGCGCCACGTCTCCCGCCACGAACACGTGCGGTGCGTCGGCGACCCGAAGATCGGCCGTGACCGCGACACGTCCGAGCGCATCGAGATGCGACGAGACTTGCGCCGCGAGCGGGCTGGCACGCATTCCGCCCGCCCAGATCACGGTCATCGCCTCGATATGCGTGCCCGACGCGGTGCGAACACCGTCGGCCGCGATCGACACGACACGCGAACCGAGCACGGCTTCGACGCCCAGCGAATCGAAGGCTTCAGCGACGTACGGGCGAGGATTGGGCCCGAGATCGGGACCGATGTCGTCCTGCGCGCCGATCACGACGACTCGGCTCTTCGCATCCGGGCCAAACCACTCGCGCAATCGCTTGGGCAACTCGGTCGCGACCTCGATACCCGTGAAGCCGCAGCCGACCACCGCGACCGTATTGCGTGCCGGCGATTCCGGCAGTTTCGCGAGCGCCGCGAAGTGCGCGTCGAGTGCGACCGCGTCCTCGATGCAGTCGACGGAGAACGCGTGTTCCGCGAGCCCCGGCACCGGCGGCCTGCTCAGCTTGCTGCCGCTGGTCAGCAACAGCCGGTCATACGCGATCAGGCGCTTCTCGCCGTCGGCGCAAGCAACACCGACCGTCTTCTCGCGAACGTCGATCTCCTCGACACTGCCCTCGATAAATTTCACGCCGACGGCATCGAGCAGCGGCAGCAGCGGCGCGGCCATTTGCTGCGGCCCGCTTTCGTACAACCGCGGCCGGATCTGCAATTCCGGCTTCGGGGAAACCAGCGTGATTTCAACGTCACTGCCCGTGACGCCGGCACTGTTCAGCACGCGAGCCGCGCCCAGTGCGCCCCACACGCCGGCAAAACCGGCACCCACTATCAGGATTTTCTGCGACATGATCATTGCCCTCGGTTGATGTCGACCGCGGCCATCCGCCGCGCGAAATCATCGTAGGGGGATGCTGCCGCGTGCAGTAGATCCGCAACCGTGCTCACGATGTTGCCTCTGCGGCACCAATCGATCGCATGTCACCGGAATCGATCGCAGGCATGATGTGCGGCGAAGTTCGTGCGTTGCTGCCCCCCCTTCGTCACCCACCTGAATCGTCGATGAGGCAAATGAAATGCATCTCGGAAGATCGTACAAGCTATCGGAATTCCTGATCTGGACGCGCTGGAAGATCTACGAGCTGCTCATTTTCGGTTCCGTTCCGGTCGTGCTGTACAAGTTCTTTTCGATCACGTGGCTGTCGATCCCCCTGACGATCGTGGTGCTCCTCGGCACCGCGACGTCGTTCATCGTCGGCTTCAAGAACGTCCAGACGTACAACCGTGCAGCGGACGCGCTCGAAATCTGGACCGGCATCCTGAGCAAGAGCCGCCGCTGGGGACAAATTGCGCGCGACTTCGTCGCGGATGAAGAGGTTGCCCGAAAGCTGGTATACCGCCACCTCGCCTGGCTGACCGCGCTGCGATACGACCTGCGTCGCCCGCGGGTCTGGGAAAGCACGACCAAACGCTACAACGCGGAGTACCGCCGCTTCTATCGTGTTCCCGAATGGGAAAAGGACATCAGGGAACTGCTGCCCCAATACCTGTCTCCCGCGGAAACGGCGCAGGCGCTGTCGTCCTCCTCCATCACGACATGCGTGCTGAGCCTTCAAGGTACGTCGCTCAAGACGCTTTACCTGGCCGGCCAGCTGAATTCGGGTTTTTACATGGAGCTTCAAAAGACGATCGGGGACTTCGTCGATCTCCAGTCGAGGTCGGAGCGATTCAAGAACTTCCCCTATCCGCGCCAGTACGCGACCGTCAGCTCGCTGTTCGTGCGGTTCTTCTGCCTTTCGCTTCCGTTCGGTCTTCTGAACGAATTCAATCGATTGAACGACAGCGTGAGCGGCTTCATGCACGGCAACATGGTATGGCTGGTTGTACCGTGCAGCGTCGCCGTTTCGTGGATGTATACGTCGCTCGAACAGGTAGGCGAAAGCACCGAGAATCCGTTTGAAGGCGGCGCGAACGATGTGCCCATTTCAACGCTGTGCAGCACGATCGAACGCGACCTGAAGGCGATGCTCGGAGAACACGAAAGCGAATCGTCGAGCCGCACGATCATCGCGCTATAGGGCGTTCAGCGCCTTTCCGACGCCGCTCGGCACGAATTCACGCTGCACGTGCCGCCGTCGATGCCGTCGTTCGGGCCGCACCGCGTGCCCTGCCGGGCAATCCTCCTTTCGTCGATTGTTGTCGCCGAGACAACATGGTGAGGTCCTTCGCGGCGCTACTGCCGCGCGACCACATCGCCTACGCTTGGCGCTGACGGTGGCCGTACATGCTGCCCGATGCGTTCCGGAGCACAGGGACGACACCGCAAGCACAACGCGCGAAACCACGCGGCGAATCTGCGCCGCGTCGCGTCTTCACGCGTCATTGGTCGCGCCGGCAAACGCCGTCGCGACGGGTGCCCCCGGCACCTCACCTACCGAGGAACGATCCGTGACAGAAGAAGATATCCGCAGCAAAGCGTTCGCGATGCCCGTCCCCAACCCGGCGTATCCGCGTCCGCCCTTCCGCTTCGTCAATCGGGAGTACTTCATCATCTCGTATGAGACGGACCTGGATGCCCTCCGTGCCGCCGTGCCGGCACCGCTGACGGTCGACCATGCCGTCGTTCACTACGAGTTCATCCGCATGCCCGATTCGTCGGGATTCGGCGACTACACGGAAAGCGGTCAGGTGATCTCCGTTCTGGATGCGGACGGCAACCGGGCCAACTTCACGCACTCGATGTACCTCGACGACGAAGGCCCGATCGCAGCCGGACGGGAGATCTGGGGATTTCCGAAGAAACTGGCCTCGCCCAGGCTCTGCATCGACGGCAAGGACACGCTGCTCGGCACGCTCGACTACGGCACGCAGCGCATCGCCACCGGCACGATGGGCTACAAGTACCGCGCGCTCGACACGGCAGCGGAGCGCCGCAAGCTCGCCGACACGCCCAACTATCTGCTCAAGGTCATTCCGCACGTCGACGGCTCGGCGCGCATCTGCGAACTGGTGCGTTTCTTCCTGCGCGACGTCGACGTGATCGGCGCATGGGAGGGGCCCGCCGCGCTCGAGCTGCGTCCGCATGCGCTCGCATCGGTTGCCGAACTGCCGGTTCGCAAGGTGATCGGCGCGCGTCACGTCATTGCGAATCTCACACTCGATATCGGCGAAGTCGCCCATGACTACCTCGCCCCCGCCGAGCCGTTGAAGCTCGCGGTCAACCAGTAAGCTCCCGGAGGACATATGGCACTGAATGACAAGGTCGCGCTCGTAACGGGCGCAGCAAGCGGTATCGGCGAAATGTGCGCGCGCAAGCTCGCGGCGGACGGCGCGACGGTCGTGATCGCCGACCTCAATCTCGCGGCAGCACGACAGGTCGCCGACGACATCGTCGCCGGCGGCGGGAAAGCATCGGCGGTCGCAATGGACGTCACCAGCGAGGAAGCCGTCGATGCGGGCGTGGCCGACACCGTGAACCGGCTGGGCGGCATCGACGTGCTCGTGTCGAATGCGGGCATCCAGATCGTCAACCGGATCGAGGACTACACGTTCTCCGACTGGAAGAAAATGCTGGCCATTCACCTCGACGGGGCATTCCTGACGACCCGCGCCGCGCTGCGGCACATGTACGCGTCGAACAAGGGCGGCTCGGTGATCTACATGGGCTCGGTGCATTCGCACGAAGCGTCGCCGCTGAAGTCCGCCTATGTGACCGCGAAGCACGGGTTGCTCGGCCTCGCGCGCGTCGTCGCGAAAGAAGGCGGGGCGCGCGGCATCCGCGCGAACGTCGTGTGCCCGGGCTTCGTCAGGACCCCGCTGGTCGACAAGCAGATTCCCGAGCAGGCGAAAGTCCTGGGCATCTCGGAACAGCAGGTCGTCAAGGACGTGATGTTGAAGGAAACGGTCGACGGCGAATTCACGTCGGTGGCCGACGTCGCGAACACGGTTGCGTTCCTGGCCGGCTTCGAGTCGAACGCACTCACCGGACAATCGATCGTGGTCAGCCACGGCTGGTTCATGCAGTAAGGAGAACACCATGCAACCGAGCCAGCGAAACAAGCTGAAGCAGTCCCATCGGATCGAGCTCCCCGCCTATGACGAAATCGGGCTCGTGCTGCAGGGCGGCGGCGCCCTGGGTGCATACCAGGCCGGCGTCTATGAAGGCATGGCCGAGGTCGGCGTGGAACCGACGCAAATCGCCGGCGTCTCGATCGGCGCGCTGAATACCGCGATCATCGCGGGCAACGCGCCTGCCGATCGCACGGAAGCGTTGCGCGGCTTCTGGAACACCGTCAGCCAGCCGACCGACCCGCTCTCGCACGTCGGCGCGTACCTGTCGGCTTGGCCGGGGCTTGAAGACGTGGGGCGCAGGTGGTCGAGCGCATGGGCCGCCACGCGCACACTGATCGAAGGCCAGGGCGGATTCTTCGCTCCGCGCATGCATGCGCCTTTCGGCGGATTCGGCAGGAAGCGTCCCGACCAGGTCAGCTATTACGACACGTCGGCTTTGCGCGACACGCTTCTGAGGTACGCGAACTTCGATCGCATCAACGACGGGAACATTCGCGTCTCCGTCGGCGCGGTCAACGTGCGAACAGGCAATCTCGTCTATTTCGACAATTCGAAAATGCGTCTGGCGCCGGAGCATTTCATCGCGTCGGGCGCATTGCCGCCGGGCTTTCCCGCCGTCGAGATCGACGGCGAGTTTTACTGGGACGGCGGCCTGGTGTCCAACACGCCGCTCACCGAGATCATCCGGGAAAGCCAGCACAAGGACACGCTCGTGTTCCAGCTCGACCTGTGGAGCGCGCGAGGCAAGCTGCCGGGCGACTTTCTCGACGTCAGCGAGCGCACCAAGGACATTCAGTATTCGAGCCGCACGCGCGCCATCACCGCGTTCATGTCGCAGAACCAAAAGCACGCCCAGATGATCAAGGCGTTGCTCGAACATATTCCCGAACACGTTCGGCTTGCCCACCCGCTGCTGCGCGACGCGCAGAAAACGGCGGACGGCAGCGCCGTGAACGTCGTGCACCTGATCTACAAGAACAAGACGTTCGAGGGGCACTACAAGGACTACGAGTTCAGCAAGGACACGATGCGCGAGCATTGGGCAAGCGGCCTCGAGGATATTCGCCGTACCTTCGGCCACCCGGAGTGGTTCGAGATTCCGAGCCGGGAAATCGGCTTCGTCACGCGGGACGTGCACCGCTATCGGCAGGACGTCGACGAACCCGGCTGGTCGGGCAAGGATGCGTTGCCGGCACGGCAACATTCGCCGGAGCAGGAATCGTCCGTCGCCAGGTAACGCGCGTCGACACCTGCCACGGGGCAGCAAGGCGGTCGTTCAAGCGCCCGCATCGCGTGACGAGCGGCCCGGCCGGTACTGCCCCCGACTCGACGTATCCGCCCTGCAAGACCGGATCAGGCGGCGCCGCGGCCGGCCTTCGGAACAGGCTACGCGGCAGCCTCAAGGAGAGCATCATGATGTCGCATGAATTGATCGCGCGGTACGGCACATGGGTCGTATTCCTGAACGTGCTCGGGTCTTCGCTCGGCCTCCCGTTGCCGGCCATACCGACGTTGATCACGGTAGGCGCGGGCGCCGCGCTCGTCACGCATGTCGGGTCGTCGACGCTGCTGCATTTCCTGACGATACTGGGTGCCGCCGTGGTCGGCGGCCTGCTCGGCGATCTGGTCTGGTTCCAGGGAGGCAAACGGTACGGCAAGCGCACGCTTCACACCGTCTGCGGCCTGTCGCCGTCGCGCGAAGCGTGCGTCACGACGACCGAGCGCTTTTTCGGACGCTGGGGCGTTCGCGTGCTCGTCGTTGCGCGGTTCGTACCCGGCCTTTCGCTCGTTGCCGTTCCGCTCTGCGGTGCGATGGCCGTCCGGGTGCGCGCCTTCGTCCTGCACGATTGCGCCGGCATTGCACTGTGGGCGTCGATCGGCCTCGCCATCGGCACGCTGTTCGCGTCGCAGATCGATGCGATCTTCGCGACTGTCGCCCGGCTCGGCTGGCAAGCGCTCGTCGTGATCGGCATCGCCCCGGTGCTGTACTTTCTGTATGGCTACTGCCGCAGGCAGATGATGGCAAATGCGCTCGGGAAGGCGCGGATCAGCGCGGGCGAATTGCATGCGCTGCTCGCGAACAAGCCGCGGCCGGCCGTGATCGATATCCGCTCCGCCGAATGGAGAACGCGCGATCCGTTTGTCATTCCGGGCGCGCTGATCGCCGATGGACGCCAGCCCCGCCAGATCATGGAGCGTTATGGAACGAACCGGACGCTGGTCATCTATTGCGCGTGTCCGCACGAAGCGTCTGCTGCGTCGGTGGCCAGGCAGCTGCGGCTGTCCGGCGTCAAGCTCGCATTGCCGCTCACCGGCGGCATCGATGCATGGCGTGTCGCGGGCTTCGACGTGGAACCGATGATCGCGATGAACGACACGGCAATCGGCGCCGCCGGGCAGCAGCTTTTCACGCAATGACTGCCATGGCGCCTTCATGCGCCGAAGCAGCGCGTATCGCCCGGCTCGTGCGGCGGATGACCGAATCGGCATCACGACTCTTGCTGCCCCGGCTTCGCGCGTCCCCCGCCCCGATCCTCGGCGAACCGGGCCTCGCGCTCCCGCGACTGCGCGCCTCGCGACAACCGGGCCGGTACTTTGCTCGGGTACACTCATGCCTCCGCCACACGCGCCGTCACAGCATGGACAGTCAGCTTTGGATCATTTGCGGGCTTACATTCGTCATCCATGTGATCGCGACACTGGCCTATGCGGTGCGGATCGCCGGCGTTCGAACGCGCCGGATCGCCCTGTCGTTTTCCTTGTTCGGGATCATCGCGCTGGTTTCCCGGACGGCCAACTCCTTTCAGGGGCCGTTCATCGCGAAACGGGTCGAAATGGATATTGCGCATCGGATGGGCAGCGGGCTGCTCACCGATTTTCGGCTCTTCCTGCTGAGCGCCACCGTGGCGAGCATTGCCGGCGCATTCCTGATCCCGACTTTCCAGCGTTATTTCAGCCGCGCCGTCGAACACTTTCAGGTGAACCGTTCGATTCCGCGGCTGCTGGTGGACGCCTGCAGTCGCGCCGGCGTCAACTATCTTCGCGTGGGCGCACGACTGCCTTCCCGCCACAACGTCACGCAACTGACCGCGAGCACCGGCGTGTCCTGGAAAGTCATCGTGCTGAACGTGGCAGCCATGGCGATCTGGACGGTCGGTGTGTTCGCGTCGCTGTATGCGGGTTACCTGAAACCCGACCTGAGGGTGACATGCGCGAACCTGTCGTCCGTCATCAACGGCTTCGCGACCGTGGTGCTGGCCGTCGTCATCGACCCGCAGGTTTCTGTCATGACCGACGATGTCATCGAAGGCCGGATATCGGAAAACAGCTTCCGGCGGGCCATCACGACGCTCGCCGGTGCGCGGGTTCTCGGCACGCTGTGCGCTCAGGCGGCGCTCGTTCCGGCGGCGTTGGTCATTGTCCGTGTCGCGGAAATCATTTAACCAGGAATAGTCGTCTGCAGATGCAGTATCGTAAGCACCCTCGCAGTCGCGCAGACAAGCCCCACGATCTCCGCCGAGATGTCCCAGATGATTCCACTCCACCGCGATCCAGCGTTCTATCAGCTCCTTGCCGACAGCTACGCCCGGCTGCTTGGCCGCCCCCTGGTGCCTCAAGCCATGCCCGTGGACGAAGCTACCGAATGGCTCTATGAGCGTGCGCCGTTCGCGGTACTCGCGCACAACACCGATCCCGACCCGGTCTTCATTTACGGCAACAAGGCCGCGCAGCGCCGGTTCGGGTACAGCTGGG from Burkholderia cepacia ATCC 25416 harbors:
- a CDS encoding Ohr family peroxiredoxin: MDDKKLQAPSLSLLDRYRGRDFQPLYTTTVTVSGGETGHGRASGVARSDDGNLAVDLRLPAEFGGPGNGTNPEQLFAAGFAACFHGALNLLGKRAEMEAPDTAVEVQVSFGRDPMDGGFALLVDVRVRMPGVDRSLAEEMVRTAERLCPYAKMARQGTVNIMTVVD
- a CDS encoding NAD(P)/FAD-dependent oxidoreductase, encoding MSQKILIVGAGFAGVWGALGAARVLNSAGVTGSDVEITLVSPKPELQIRPRLYESGPQQMAAPLLPLLDAVGVKFIEGSVEEIDVREKTVGVACADGEKRLIAYDRLLLTSGSKLSRPPVPGLAEHAFSVDCIEDAVALDAHFAALAKLPESPARNTVAVVGCGFTGIEVATELPKRLREWFGPDAKSRVVVIGAQDDIGPDLGPNPRPYVAEAFDSLGVEAVLGSRVVSIAADGVRTASGTHIEAMTVIWAGGMRASPLAAQVSSHLDALGRVAVTADLRVADAPHVFVAGDVARARCDDDGHDALMSCQHAIVMGQFGGHNVAADLIGVPTLTYRQPFYATCVDLGEWGAVYSEGWDRQIKLTHAEGKARKQMINTQWIYPPAPNRADALAAGNPLASFG
- a CDS encoding bestrophin family protein, with the translated sequence MHLGRSYKLSEFLIWTRWKIYELLIFGSVPVVLYKFFSITWLSIPLTIVVLLGTATSFIVGFKNVQTYNRAADALEIWTGILSKSRRWGQIARDFVADEEVARKLVYRHLAWLTALRYDLRRPRVWESTTKRYNAEYRRFYRVPEWEKDIRELLPQYLSPAETAQALSSSSITTCVLSLQGTSLKTLYLAGQLNSGFYMELQKTIGDFVDLQSRSERFKNFPYPRQYATVSSLFVRFFCLSLPFGLLNEFNRLNDSVSGFMHGNMVWLVVPCSVAVSWMYTSLEQVGESTENPFEGGANDVPISTLCSTIERDLKAMLGEHESESSSRTIIAL
- a CDS encoding acetoacetate decarboxylase; protein product: MTEEDIRSKAFAMPVPNPAYPRPPFRFVNREYFIISYETDLDALRAAVPAPLTVDHAVVHYEFIRMPDSSGFGDYTESGQVISVLDADGNRANFTHSMYLDDEGPIAAGREIWGFPKKLASPRLCIDGKDTLLGTLDYGTQRIATGTMGYKYRALDTAAERRKLADTPNYLLKVIPHVDGSARICELVRFFLRDVDVIGAWEGPAALELRPHALASVAELPVRKVIGARHVIANLTLDIGEVAHDYLAPAEPLKLAVNQ
- a CDS encoding 3-hydroxybutyrate dehydrogenase, yielding MALNDKVALVTGAASGIGEMCARKLAADGATVVIADLNLAAARQVADDIVAGGGKASAVAMDVTSEEAVDAGVADTVNRLGGIDVLVSNAGIQIVNRIEDYTFSDWKKMLAIHLDGAFLTTRAALRHMYASNKGGSVIYMGSVHSHEASPLKSAYVTAKHGLLGLARVVAKEGGARGIRANVVCPGFVRTPLVDKQIPEQAKVLGISEQQVVKDVMLKETVDGEFTSVADVANTVAFLAGFESNALTGQSIVVSHGWFMQ
- a CDS encoding DUF3734 domain-containing protein; amino-acid sequence: MQPSQRNKLKQSHRIELPAYDEIGLVLQGGGALGAYQAGVYEGMAEVGVEPTQIAGVSIGALNTAIIAGNAPADRTEALRGFWNTVSQPTDPLSHVGAYLSAWPGLEDVGRRWSSAWAATRTLIEGQGGFFAPRMHAPFGGFGRKRPDQVSYYDTSALRDTLLRYANFDRINDGNIRVSVGAVNVRTGNLVYFDNSKMRLAPEHFIASGALPPGFPAVEIDGEFYWDGGLVSNTPLTEIIRESQHKDTLVFQLDLWSARGKLPGDFLDVSERTKDIQYSSRTRAITAFMSQNQKHAQMIKALLEHIPEHVRLAHPLLRDAQKTADGSAVNVVHLIYKNKTFEGHYKDYEFSKDTMREHWASGLEDIRRTFGHPEWFEIPSREIGFVTRDVHRYRQDVDEPGWSGKDALPARQHSPEQESSVAR
- a CDS encoding VTT domain-containing protein, with product MMSHELIARYGTWVVFLNVLGSSLGLPLPAIPTLITVGAGAALVTHVGSSTLLHFLTILGAAVVGGLLGDLVWFQGGKRYGKRTLHTVCGLSPSREACVTTTERFFGRWGVRVLVVARFVPGLSLVAVPLCGAMAVRVRAFVLHDCAGIALWASIGLAIGTLFASQIDAIFATVARLGWQALVVIGIAPVLYFLYGYCRRQMMANALGKARISAGELHALLANKPRPAVIDIRSAEWRTRDPFVIPGALIADGRQPRQIMERYGTNRTLVIYCACPHEASAASVARQLRLSGVKLALPLTGGIDAWRVAGFDVEPMIAMNDTAIGAAGQQLFTQ
- a CDS encoding lipid II flippase Amj family protein — encoded protein: MDSQLWIICGLTFVIHVIATLAYAVRIAGVRTRRIALSFSLFGIIALVSRTANSFQGPFIAKRVEMDIAHRMGSGLLTDFRLFLLSATVASIAGAFLIPTFQRYFSRAVEHFQVNRSIPRLLVDACSRAGVNYLRVGARLPSRHNVTQLTASTGVSWKVIVLNVAAMAIWTVGVFASLYAGYLKPDLRVTCANLSSVINGFATVVLAVVIDPQVSVMTDDVIEGRISENSFRRAITTLAGARVLGTLCAQAALVPAALVIVRVAEII